Genomic segment of Notolabrus celidotus isolate fNotCel1 chromosome 1, fNotCel1.pri, whole genome shotgun sequence:
TACCAGGGAcagctgtgtgtgcatttgcttttgtgtgtgtgtgtgtgtgtgtgtgtgtgtgtgtgtgtgtgtgtgtgtctgtgtgtctgtgtgtctgtgtgttatgAGGCATGCTGAGAGATTTATTCCACCCACGCACCCCTACCTCTCAGCAGCTGTGTCTGGGCCATGATCCTGAGCTAGCCGGCACCAGGACGGAGACAGGAACACCTCTTACCCCTATGAGTTCACTACATATTTTTTCTTTGGAATGGGCACGATGGCAACAAAGGGGTTGATATCAAGTGAGTGTTTGTATTGCTCTGTTCAGCTTTGGTCCAGCCTCATGACCTCAATCTagattagaataaaaaaatctgctccTCAGATGTTGTTTTACAAAGCAGAGAAGCTAAAAGGCTTGTAAAGTCAGATCCAATAATTATGCTCGAGTCCCTCCAGGTCTCTTAAAGCAAGCCACTTCATGCTCTTTGTGGCTTTACAGATCATCATCAGGCCAGCTGGGCTTGCGTAGATGCCTTCTCTGGGGCTACTAGACCACCACTGTCCTGAGCTCTTAGTGGATACCCTTTGTCCGTGTCTGTGGAGTCTCACACCGTGGTGGAGCAGCACCCTGAGGAGCTGTGCTTCTGCAGCAATGACATGCGGCTAAAGGTGCGAGAACAGATGCCACACTGATACTTCTTCACCtctgcatgtgtctgcagaTGAGCCCGCAGGTTGGAGCGGTCAGCAAAGGCCCTGTTGCAGTGTGGGCAGGAAAATGGACGTTCACCtgggcaaaaaaaaacaatggaaGTTAAATGACTGGCACCCTATTTAGATGTGGCAATAAAACCTGCCTTAATTCAGTGACAAAGTCATGTGTCTGAGTTCACAAGAACTGAAAATTAACAcctcaaacacataaacacactcccacacacattcAGAAGATAATAAGGAAACACATGGGTAGGCTAGTGGGGTCAGAGCCTGACTGAATCAGCATGATTCAATCAGAGCCAAATCAGATTAGCACGCTAACAAGTTGCTGCAGGTACTAAGTGCTCAGTGGTTACAGAAGCCTTCAGGCATTCCTTTAACCTTTTGTCACTCCCGTACCCCCTGATCTGCTGTCTTCCCCAGCAGCCGTGATAAGATAATTAGCCAACGAGTCATTGttgcagagacattaaacacaAAGAGTAATCAATGAGAGCAGGGTGTACAGAGGGCTTCCCCATGTGGTAACGTCGTCTGATCAGGTGTTAACCTCATCAGACTGATTGTCATGTATATTCTGCTGCCTTACTTCCCCTCTGAAATGATGAGGGAATGACCTCCTGACTCACAATGACAGTAACTTACAGCTTCACAGAAACAGGTACAAAGATATGACAAGTCTACCTGATGAATCAGGATGTGTGATGTTGTTGAACATTGTCAGACATGggtcttacctgtgtgtgtgcggaTGTGGCCGCGCAATAACCAAGGCCTGGAGAAGGCTTTGCCACAGGTGGTACACACACAGGGCAGGGTGTGTGAGCGGATATGCATCTTCAGGGCCCCCAGGCTGTTGTATTCTTTAGGGCAGTGTTTACAGAGGAAGGCTGGTCTTGCTGCTGTGACCtgtgtctctctttcctcttcttcctcagggGGGCTGATGTGAGTCATAGAACCTGTGCATTTCATCCTCTGGCGAGGGGCATACGTGTGTACGGGTTCAGGGCTGGGGGGGTCTGATGTGCGtccttcatcttcctctccacAACTGCTTGCACTGCTGCTGAGGCTGGATGGGGAGCTGAGGTCCAAGGGTCCTGCGTTGGTGGAAGGCTCAGTTTGGGAGGTGGGTAGGTAGAGGGTAGGAAGCACACTCAGGTCCCAAACCAAACCTGTTGTGAAGCAGGTGGCAGAGGATGTGTTGTCCCCTGAAGGAAACTCAGCAAAGGGAAACCTCTCCAGTGAAGTGTCTGAGACAGGAGGCAGAAGATAGTACAAAATGAGCCAGTTTCAGAGTATACACAAAAAAGTTGTTATTTCTTAATTATGTTGATATCAATTAATCTCCACTGTCTAAGTTGTAAGTTTCGTCAGACACTAAGACACTGCCAGTGTCTgataaaaatattgtttttctcAGCACTTAATAAGTGTATGGCTGGAGCCATGAGACGGTTTCATGGGCCGTTTCCTCCCACGTATTCACAAGAGCTTGTAACATGAATGAGGCTCTGTCTACTTACAGAAAGGGGGGAAAGTACGTCTAACGGGCCCCGACTTGAACGGGGAG
This window contains:
- the snai1a gene encoding snail family zinc finger 1a, giving the protein MPRSFLVKKYFARQKPNYSELEYQNDTSLERFPFAEFPSGDNTSSATCFTTGLVWDLSVLPTLYLPTSQTEPSTNAGPLDLSSPSSLSSSASSCGEEDEGRTSDPPSPEPVHTYAPRQRMKCTGSMTHISPPEEEEERETQVTAARPAFLCKHCPKEYNSLGALKMHIRSHTLPCVCTTCGKAFSRPWLLRGHIRTHTGERPFSCPHCNRAFADRSNLRAHLQTHAEVKKYQCGICSRTFSRMSLLQKHSSSGCCSTTV